A region of Silurus meridionalis isolate SWU-2019-XX chromosome 15, ASM1480568v1, whole genome shotgun sequence DNA encodes the following proteins:
- the LOC124397586 gene encoding C-type mannose receptor 2-like, translating to MERKYCTAASTGSGKWTNENCEQTFPFFCYRTTSSISHQFYFINENKTWTKAQKFCRENYTDLATINDMEDIHSLLNTTKGNYTGLAWIGLYADVENWRWSLEDDAFYKEGEREFRGWYHQPDNYNGKEMCVSMSHNGEWFDQPCVWRLGFVCYNSTNNTYVQISEGMTWEEAQRYCRAKHTDLASVRNESELQQILNITQGFEVWIGLYRNRLWSDRSNSTFTYWRPEIQNYYIAEPNNGLYSYGQSKAQHCTALDSSGKWTDENCFSSFPFFCYSASIPGAIIGLRMKVTAPGNMLESQIKELVLMELKKELIRLGMPRNINLRVRNIWKISP from the exons ATGGAGAGGAAATACTGCACTGCTGCTTCAACTGGGTCTGGGAAATGGACAAATGAAAACTGTGAACAAACCTTTCCGTTCTTCTGCTACAGAA CAACATCATCCATCTCTCATCAGTTTTACTTCATTAATGAGAATAAGACCTGGACTAAAGCACAGAAATTCTGCAGAGAAAATTACACTGACCTGGCTACCATTAATGACATGGAGGACATACACTCACTCCTTAACACAACAAAAGGCAACTACACTGGTTTGGCCTGGATTGGACTCTATGCTGATGTGGAAAACTGGAGATGGTCTCTGGAAGATGATGCTTTTTATaaggagggtgagagagagttcAGAGGATGGTACCATCAACCTGATAACTACAATGGCAAAGAAATGTGCGTTTCCATGTCGCATAATGGGGAATGGTTTGATCAGCCATGTGTTTGGAGATTGGGATTTGTTTGCTATAATA GTACGAACAACACATATGTACAGATTTCTGAGGGAATGACCTGGGAAGAAGCACAGAGATACTGTAGAGCAAAGCACACAGACCTGGCCAGTGTGAGGAATGAATCTGAGCTTCAGCAGATACTGAACATCACACAGGGCTTTGAAGTTTGGATAGGTCTTTATAGGAACCGGTTATGGTCAGATCGGAGCAACTCAACCTTTACATATTGGAGACCAGAGATCCAAAACTATTACATAGCAGAACCCAATAATGGTTTGTATTCATATGGACAATCTAAAGCACAACACTGCACCGCTTTGGATTCGTCTGGCAAATGGACTGATGAAAACTGCTTCTCCAGTTTCCCTTTCTTCTGCTACAGTG CGTCCATTCCAG GTGCTATAATAGGACTGCGAATGAAAGTTACAGCACCAGGAAACATGCTGGAATCACAAATTAAAGAACTGGTATTGATGGAA CTTAAAAAAGAATTGATCAGACTGGGGATGCCAAGGAACATCAATCTTAGAGTTAGAAACATCTGGAAGATCAGCCCCTGA